One Brassica napus cultivar Da-Ae chromosome C4, Da-Ae, whole genome shotgun sequence genomic region harbors:
- the LOC106436196 gene encoding uncharacterized protein LOC106436196 has translation MTGVLDKALLDLSLEEDDEPYVMPDRPEYYATDRNSMSLIGRLLNPQCQKMSDLILDMPRKWQLYDRVKGVALSKDRFQFIFKYERDLLDVLNRGPHTSNMWSIVLERWVEKPPEDYLQYFYVWVQMRNVPVNHYTPGAIHDLGRFAGEVVDVPFDPEKVQTKDHVRVKVKFDVSRPLRRAKKVTTPVGEDVNILYDYERIQKRCYTCQRLTHEQSKCPIERAVKHQDIGASQQKKQVILPSLDTNDPLFGLVPPKLLGADPLTGRPKIAEEVLEDMRIYITTANGPEKLAREERVKSSLRDLQDDVLGQKAFLSLQPLPVVSDDLDKGKGIVFDFSAKSDKIPPGEKLMAGAISAGNRVLQSGKILSQPVRLEGCADSARPASLQESSTGYSIGFHETTASRTSLKRTYKRRRPGTFTRKANGKGLAKQSATPGKKVGEGVMSETKRKANDDVEPSQSSARFKKPLVVPNEGPSNI, from the coding sequence atgacagGAGTGTTAGATAAAGCTTTGTTGGATTTGTCTTTGGAGGAAGATGATGAGCCGTATGTGATGCCTGACAGACCGGAGTATTATGCAACGGATCGTAATTCTATGAGCCTCATCGGAAGGCTCCTAAACCCCCAGTGCCAAAAAATGTCAGATCTGATACTGGATATGCCTCGCAAATGGCAACTGTACGATAGGGTTAAAGGTGTGGCGCTGTCAAAGGATAGGTTTCAATTCATATTCAAATATGAAAGAGATCTGCTCGATGTGCTCAACAGGGGTCCGCACACTAGCAACATGTGGTCGATTGTTCTGGAGCGATGGGTGGAGAAACCACCGGAAGACTACCTTCAGTACTTTTATGTATGGGTCCAGATGAGAAATGTTCCTGTGAATCACTATACTCCTGGGGCTATTCATGATCTTGGAAGGTTTGCGGGAGAGGTTGTTGATGTGCCTTTTGACCCCGAGAAGGTGCAAACCAAAGATCATGTTCGAGTTAAAGTGAAGTTTGACGTCTCTAGGCCACTTAGGAGAGCGAAGAAAGTCACAACACCAGTGGGAGAGGACGTCAACATCCTATATGATTATGAGAGGATCCAAAAGAGGTGTTACACTTGCCAGAGGTTAACACATGAGCAATCAAAGTGCCCTATTGAGAGGGCTGTGAAACACCAAGACATTGGGGCTTCTCAGCAAAAGAAGCAAGTTATCCTACCGAGCCTCGATACCAATGATCCGCTTTTCGGTCTAGTTCCTCCTAAACTCTTGGGTGCTGACCCCCTCACTGGCAGACCTAAAATTGCTGAGGAAGTGCTTGAAGATATGCGAATCTACATCACAACAGCGAATGGCCCAGAGAAGCTGGCGAGGGAAGAAAGAGTTAAAAGTTCGCTGCGTGATTTACAAGATGATGTGTTGGGTCAAAAGGCGTTCCTAAGCTTACAACCTTTGCCAGTTGTTTCTGATGACCTCGACAAAGGGAAAGGGATTGTTTTCGACTTCTCAGCTAAATCTGATAAAATACCACCAGGAGAGAAGCTAATGGCTGGAGCGATTTCGGCGGGCAACAGAGTGTTACAGTCAGGCAAGATCCTTAGCCAACCTGTGAGACTGGAAGGGTGTGCGGATTCTGCTCGACCTGCGTCCTTACAGGAAAGTTCAACGGGTTATAGCATTGGTTTTCATGAAACCACTGCTTCCAGGACTTCCCTCAAAAGGACTTACAAGAGAAGAAGACCTGGTACGTTTACAAGAAAAGCTAATGGGAAAGGTCTGGCGAAGCAATCAGCCACACCAGGGAAGAAAGTAGGAGAAGGTGTGATGTCTGAGACAAAGAGGAAAGCTAATGACGATGTCGAGCCATCTCAAAGCTCTGCAAGGTTTAAGAAACCATTGGTGGTCCCAAATGAGGGACCGTCCAACATCTAA
- the LOC106436195 gene encoding F-box/kelch-repeat protein At5g49000-like, with amino-acid sequence MSSHKKKRNKKLLNPSPLFPLSTANLSLPHDLLLNCIGRLSRLYYPTLSLVCKSYRSLIASPELYKTRSLLNRTESCLYVCLQLSPDSNPRWFTLSRRPNRTLARNKKLSDYLLVPVTSPHVTSVRSSSVAVGSDIYEIGGLINGVPSSSVSVLDCRSNSWHQAPNMQVGRSFPSANVIDGKILVKGGLELKDVNSSKWVEVFDPNTQNWTTVSFTCGSREWQSDDDNGMARHSSSFCLIDDVSYCFDNRKLKWFDDKVGYWRFATGLEGVPKCLLGFNTSCHVHLADYGGKMVVLWDRHDRSSNCQGRTIWCAVIALERCSSEEISGTVEWSEAVLKVPNSFEFVHVLAATV; translated from the coding sequence ATGTCGTCCCATAAGAAGAAAAGGAATAAGAAGTTGCTTAATCCATCGCCGTTGTTCCCGCTATCGACCGCAAACTTGTCACTTCCTCATGATTTGCTATTGAACTGCATCGGACGCCTCTCGAGATTGTACTACCCGACTCTCTCCCTCGTTTGCAAAAGCTACCGATCTCTCATTGCTTCGCCAGAGCTTTACAAGACCCGTTCCCTTTTAAACCGCACAGAGAGCTGTCTCTATGTTTGCTTACAGTTATCTCCTGACTCTAACCCTAGATGGTTTACTCTCAGCCGGAGACCGAATCGAACCCTAGCTAGGAATAAGAAGCTTAGTGACTATCTTTTGGTTCCAGTCACATCTCCCCATGTTACTTCTGTTCGGTCGAGTTCAGTCGCTGTTGGTTCTGATATCTACGAAATAGGCGGACTCATCAATGGCGTGCCTTCCTCTAGTGTCTCGGTTCTGGACTGCCGGTCTAACTCGTGGCACCAGGCTCCAAACATGCAGGTGGGCAGGTCGTTTCCATCAGCTAATGTCATTGATGGAAAGATACTTGTTAAAGGAGGTCTGGAGCTTAAAGACGTGAATTCATCCAAGTGGGTAGAGGTTTTCGATCCAAATACTCAAAACTGGACGACTGTGTCATTTACATGTGGATCTAGAGAATGGCAATCAGATGATGATAATGGAATGGCACGGCATTCATCTTCTTTTTGCCTGATTGATGACGTGTCTTACTGTTTTGACAACAGAAAGTTAAAATGGTTTGACGATAAGGTTGGATATTGGAGATTCGCAACGGGTTTGGAAGGTGTGCCTAAGTGTCTTCTGGGTTTTAACACTTCTTGTCATGTTCACTTGGCGGATTATGGTGGAAAGATGGTGGTTTTATGGGACAGACATGATCGTTCTAGCAATTGTCAGGGAAGGACTATTTGGTGTGCGGTGATTGCCCTGGAAAGGTGTAGTAGTGAAGAGATTTCGGGGACCGTCGAGTGGTCTGAAGCTGTGCTTAAAGTCCCCAACTCTTTTGAATTCGTGCATGTTCTTGCTGCTACAGTTTGA
- the LOC106436194 gene encoding uncharacterized protein LOC106436194 — MRRVIVVDGTFLKSKYKGVLLVATAVDRNSNLYPIAFGIVDSKNERSWEWFMRQLKVVIVDDHHLAFISDRHGSIAKAIENVYPLARHGICIHHLVNNVVTYYHGKGLVGLVSKASKAYRVADFEKTFANVCNISPTIEKYLREADVHKWARCQFPGYKYDIRTTNPAESINSALRSPRVYPVIPLLDSIREMLTRWFCKRKKLISKHKHPLTKDVEKKIDRRTEKGSTFVVYPVRDGRLLVRGDKFDCLVDLDRRTCSCGKYNLLKIPCRHTLKAGFHVGREPHTLTDLMYTTRAWREAYRESINPIDVPEDAWFIQEDVKQVNVLPPDTSRSVGRKRKHRYETVEDKIRSSQTSQKNQPRKCSMSGHNIATCEIPI, encoded by the coding sequence ATGCGGCGGGTTATTGTGGTCGATGGGACTTTTTTGAAGAGTAAATACAAAGGAGTTCTACTGGTTGCAACTGCTGTAGACAGGAATTCTAATTTGTATCCTATTGCATTCGGAATAGTTGACTCAAAGAACGAGCGgtcttgggaatggtttatgaGACAACTTAAGGTTGTCATTGTTGATGATCATCATTTGGCTTTTATTTCGGACAGACATGGGTCCATCGCTAAGGCGATTGAGAACGTGTATCCATTAGCTAGACATGgtatttgtattcatcatttaGTGAATAATGTGGTAACATATTATCATGGGAAAGGACTTGTTGGGTTGGTTTCAAAGGCGTCCAAGGCTTATAGAGTTGCTGATTTTGAAAAGACGTTTGCTAATGTGTGTAATATCAGTCCGACAATTGAAAAGTACCTTAGGGAGGCTGATGTGCATAAATGGGCTAGATGTCAATTCCCTGGATACAAATATGACATAAGGACAACCAACCCTGCTGAATCTATCAACTCTGCTTTGCGCTCACCGAGAGTGTATCCAGTCATTCCTTTACTGGATAGTATCAGGGAAATGCTGACACGGTGGTTTTGTAAGCGTAAGAAACTGATTTCGAAGCATAAACATCCTCTGACCAAAGATGTGGAGAAGAAGATAGATAGAAGAACTGAGAAAGGCTCCACATTTGTAGTTTACCCTGTCAGGGATGGTCGATTGCTTGTTAGAGGTGATAAATTCGACTGCTTAGTTGATTTGGATAGAAGGACTTGCTCATGTGGAAAGTACAACCTTTTGAAGATCCCTTGTAGGCACACACTTAAAGCTGGTTTTCATGTTGGAAGAGAGCCACACACATTGACTGATTTGATGTATACGACAAGAGCTTGGAGAGAAGCTTATCGAGAAAGCATAAATCCTATTGATGTTCCTGAGGATGCTTGGTTCATACAAGAAGATGTTAAGCAAGTCAATGTGCTACCACCAGACACAAGTAGATCAGttggaagaaaaagaaaacacagaTATGAAACTGTTGAAGACAAAATTCGGTCATCGCAAACATCACAAAAGAATCAGCCTCGCAAGTGTAGTATGAGTGGGCACAACATAGCAACTTGTGAAATACCAATATAG